The [Pseudomonas] carboxydohydrogena genome includes a window with the following:
- a CDS encoding aldo/keto reductase: MQFVEAGGARIPILGLGTWEMEGRDCSRAVEQALRLGYRLVDTAQVYENEREVGDGIRLSGVPRNEVFLITKVWTTHFAPNELVRSVKDSVSRLRSEIDLLLLHWPNPQVPLAETLGAMARVRELGLTRHIGLSNFTVALMEQALALSAEPLVCDQVEYHPYLDQTKVIEACRAHGLAMIAYSPIAKGRIKNDATLAEIGRRYGKTPAQVCLRWLIQQNVVAIPRTSKIERLSENLDVFDFTLDDDDMAALFAMGSREGRITDFGFAPQWD, translated from the coding sequence ATGCAATTCGTCGAGGCAGGTGGAGCGCGGATACCGATCCTGGGACTGGGCACCTGGGAAATGGAAGGGCGCGATTGCTCGCGGGCGGTGGAGCAAGCGCTGCGGCTCGGCTATCGCCTTGTCGATACCGCGCAGGTTTATGAAAACGAGCGCGAGGTCGGCGACGGCATCCGCCTGTCAGGCGTGCCGCGCAATGAAGTGTTCCTGATTACGAAAGTCTGGACCACGCATTTCGCCCCGAACGAACTCGTTCGCTCGGTCAAGGACAGCGTGTCGCGGTTGCGCTCGGAAATCGATCTGCTGCTGCTGCACTGGCCGAACCCGCAGGTGCCGCTGGCGGAGACGCTCGGCGCGATGGCGCGGGTCAGGGAGCTTGGCCTCACGCGCCATATCGGCCTGTCCAATTTCACCGTGGCATTGATGGAGCAGGCGCTGGCGCTCAGCGCCGAACCGCTGGTGTGCGATCAGGTCGAGTATCATCCCTATCTCGATCAGACCAAGGTGATCGAGGCGTGCCGTGCCCATGGCCTTGCGATGATCGCCTATAGCCCGATCGCGAAGGGCCGCATCAAGAACGACGCCACGCTCGCGGAGATCGGACGGCGTTACGGCAAGACCCCCGCGCAGGTGTGCCTGCGCTGGCTGATCCAGCAGAATGTCGTCGCGATTCCGCGCACCTCGAAGATCGAGCGATTGTCGGAAAATCTCGACGTGTTCGATTTCACCCTCGACGATGACGACATGGCGGCGCTGTTCGCGATGGGCTCAAGGGAAGGGCGCATCACCGATTTCGGCTTCGCGCCCCAGTGGGATTAA